Proteins co-encoded in one Luteitalea sp. genomic window:
- a CDS encoding bile acid:sodium symporter family protein: MVSTLVGLIVIASLAGLALWVGTTRRFSGLAFTCWVCTVVAAALLYPSAFISWGGYTLTNLIVPLIQIIMFGMGTTLSVADFGRVLVMPRAALIGIVLQFVIMPLTALTLASLFGFEGEVGAGIILVGAAPGGVASNVMTYLAGGNVALSVTMTAVSTLLSPIMTPLAMQTLAGRFVPIDFYEMMMSILYMIILPIVAGLVVNSLLRGRQWIHRILPIVSMVAICIILAIITASSRDALLAVAVALFTVVVLHNAIGFLFGYWGGRLFGLDEANSRTASIEVGMQNAGMASGLAISVLHSTDAGLAAAIFGPWMNVTGSILASFWRQRSAR; encoded by the coding sequence ATGGTTTCGACACTCGTTGGATTGATCGTCATCGCTAGTCTCGCCGGCCTCGCTCTGTGGGTGGGAACAACCCGTCGCTTCTCTGGTCTTGCCTTCACCTGCTGGGTCTGCACGGTCGTTGCAGCGGCGCTCCTCTATCCCTCGGCGTTCATCTCGTGGGGCGGCTATACCTTGACCAATCTCATCGTCCCGCTCATCCAGATCATCATGTTCGGGATGGGGACGACGCTCAGCGTGGCCGACTTCGGACGCGTGCTGGTGATGCCGCGTGCAGCCCTCATCGGCATCGTCTTGCAGTTTGTCATCATGCCGCTGACAGCGCTGACGCTGGCGAGCCTCTTCGGCTTCGAGGGAGAGGTGGGTGCCGGCATCATCCTGGTCGGCGCCGCGCCCGGCGGGGTGGCGTCGAACGTGATGACCTATCTGGCTGGTGGCAACGTCGCGCTGTCAGTGACGATGACCGCGGTCTCGACCCTGCTGTCGCCCATTATGACGCCGCTGGCGATGCAAACGTTGGCGGGGCGGTTCGTGCCGATCGACTTCTACGAGATGATGATGTCGATTCTCTACATGATCATTCTCCCCATCGTCGCCGGCCTGGTGGTCAACAGCCTGCTGCGAGGACGGCAATGGATACACCGCATTCTCCCCATCGTTTCGATGGTGGCGATCTGCATCATCCTCGCAATCATTACCGCGAGCTCGCGAGACGCGCTGCTCGCGGTCGCGGTTGCGCTCTTCACCGTCGTGGTGCTGCACAACGCCATCGGCTTCCTCTTCGGCTACTGGGGGGGACGGCTCTTTGGACTGGACGAGGCGAATTCGCGGACGGCGTCGATTGAAGTGGGAATGCAGAATGCGGGTATGGCCTCTGGCCTCGCAATTAGCGTGCTCCACAGTACCGACGCCGGCTTGGCGGCAGCCATCTTCGGGCCGTGGATGAACGTCACCGGGTCGATACTCGCCTCGTTCTGGCGTCAGCGGTCGGCGAGGTAG
- a CDS encoding twin-arginine translocation signal domain-containing protein, with translation MLSTPPGGKVAKSNRRGFMRKAPAVAIAAAAAAPVALQAQDADKPVKKVHWNDGKPPDDTPLFSPVVSYGSLLFISGIGAHFEGDITAHTKHVLDEIQKKLEAAGSSMEKVLKVNVYLNDLADYKAMNDVFRGRFGPEPGVRTTIAAAGGIPGDSLVEIDCIAYI, from the coding sequence ATGCTCTCAACCCCGCCAGGAGGTAAGGTGGCCAAGTCGAATCGAAGAGGTTTTATGAGGAAGGCGCCGGCCGTGGCTATTGCCGCGGCGGCCGCAGCGCCCGTTGCGCTTCAGGCGCAGGATGCGGACAAGCCGGTCAAGAAGGTTCACTGGAACGACGGAAAGCCCCCAGACGACACGCCACTCTTCAGCCCTGTCGTCTCTTACGGCAGCCTGCTCTTCATCTCCGGCATTGGCGCGCACTTCGAGGGTGATATCACCGCCCACACGAAGCACGTCCTGGATGAGATCCAAAAAAAACTGGAGGCCGCCGGCTCGTCGATGGAGAAGGTCCTCAAGGTCAACGTGTATCTGAACGACCTGGCCGACTATAAAGCCATGAACGATGTGTTCCGCGGCCGCTTCGGACCGGAGCCAGGCGTGCGCACGACGATTGCCGCGGCCGGCGGCATCCCGGGCGACTCGCTCGTCGAGATCGACTGTATCGCCTACATCTGA
- a CDS encoding PQQ-dependent dehydrogenase, methanol/ethanol family codes for MRTFAAVGLCLLLYPARAPAQDVDAGGRQYESLCARCHGGDGNGGELGPAIVTRIATLTDDELATLIREGLPRAGMPSFDLADDELPGLLAALRALRPPAGVNEPVRVSVDTTNGRTLGGIALNQTSLDLQLLSDDKRLHLLRKSGNSYRRVTSQVDWPTYNGQLEGNRYSAVDQINKSNVARLAPAWVFNVPGTSRLEVTPVVVDGVMYVTSANECYALDPGNGRRIWHFKYPRTKGLAGDAAGGVNRGVAIAGDRLFMVTDHAHIIALNRFTGAMLWDTEMADWRQNYGATSAPLAVGNLVVSGTSGGDEGIRGFVAAFDQATGEEVWRAWTVPKPGEPGSETWRGKDIAHPCAAAWLTGTYDPKLDTLYWPTGNPCPDYDGRERLGDNLYSDSILALDASTGALEWYFQFTPHDVWDWDAQQPPVLVDMEWEGQPRQLLLHANRNGFFYVLDRTSGELLLTKPFVEKLTWAKEIDANGRPVLNPNQEPTPEGTKVCPSVEGATNWFSTSFNPATGLYYVQTLEKCTIYTRSPSRSEWKAGESYYGGSTKNVPGEPGEKVLRAIDVRSGRVAWEKRQTGPADSWGGTLTTAGELVFFGEDSGALAALDARSGEPLWQFQTNALWKASPMTYVFDDRQHVAVAAGSTIISFALVR; via the coding sequence ATGCGAACCTTCGCCGCAGTTGGTCTTTGTCTCCTGCTGTACCCGGCCAGGGCGCCGGCGCAAGACGTGGACGCAGGCGGACGGCAGTACGAGAGCCTCTGTGCGAGATGTCACGGCGGCGACGGAAATGGCGGCGAGCTCGGGCCCGCGATTGTCACCCGTATCGCGACCCTGACAGACGACGAGCTCGCAACGCTGATCCGTGAGGGACTTCCCCGCGCCGGTATGCCCAGCTTCGATCTGGCCGACGACGAGCTGCCTGGGCTGCTGGCGGCGCTTCGCGCCCTGCGGCCGCCAGCAGGCGTCAACGAGCCGGTCCGCGTGAGCGTCGATACTACCAATGGCCGCACACTAGGGGGCATCGCGCTCAACCAGACATCGCTGGATCTGCAGCTGCTATCCGACGACAAGCGTCTTCACCTGTTGCGAAAGAGCGGCAACAGCTACCGGCGTGTCACGTCACAAGTGGATTGGCCTACATACAACGGGCAGCTCGAGGGCAACCGCTACAGCGCCGTCGACCAGATCAACAAGAGCAACGTCGCGCGGCTCGCTCCTGCCTGGGTATTCAACGTACCGGGTACGTCTCGACTCGAGGTGACTCCGGTGGTTGTAGACGGCGTCATGTACGTCACGAGCGCGAACGAGTGCTATGCGCTGGATCCAGGCAACGGGCGGCGAATCTGGCATTTCAAGTACCCGCGGACGAAGGGCCTGGCAGGCGATGCTGCCGGCGGCGTCAACCGGGGCGTGGCGATCGCTGGTGATCGTCTCTTCATGGTCACTGACCATGCGCACATCATTGCCCTCAACCGCTTCACCGGCGCGATGCTGTGGGACACCGAGATGGCCGACTGGCGCCAGAACTACGGCGCGACGTCAGCTCCACTTGCTGTCGGCAACCTGGTCGTCTCCGGGACATCTGGCGGCGATGAAGGGATCCGCGGCTTCGTGGCCGCCTTCGATCAAGCAACCGGTGAAGAGGTCTGGCGGGCCTGGACCGTCCCCAAGCCGGGCGAGCCCGGCTCAGAGACCTGGAGAGGCAAGGACATCGCACATCCGTGCGCTGCCGCCTGGCTGACCGGCACGTACGATCCCAAGCTCGACACGCTCTACTGGCCCACCGGTAATCCCTGTCCAGACTACGACGGCCGGGAGCGCTTGGGCGACAACCTCTATTCGGACTCCATCCTGGCGCTCGACGCGTCGACCGGAGCACTCGAGTGGTACTTCCAATTCACGCCGCATGATGTGTGGGATTGGGACGCGCAGCAGCCGCCCGTGCTCGTGGACATGGAGTGGGAGGGACAGCCTCGCCAGCTCCTCTTGCACGCCAACCGCAACGGCTTCTTCTACGTGCTCGATCGCACGAGCGGCGAGCTGCTCCTGACCAAGCCGTTCGTCGAGAAGCTGACCTGGGCCAAGGAAATCGACGCGAATGGCCGGCCGGTACTGAACCCGAATCAAGAGCCGACGCCCGAGGGAACGAAGGTCTGCCCCTCCGTGGAGGGGGCGACCAACTGGTTCTCCACGTCGTTCAATCCCGCTACGGGTCTGTACTACGTGCAGACGCTCGAGAAATGCACAATCTACACGCGGTCTCCTTCACGCTCCGAATGGAAGGCCGGTGAGTCGTACTACGGCGGTTCCACGAAGAACGTGCCCGGCGAACCGGGGGAGAAGGTGCTGCGGGCGATCGACGTCCGGAGCGGTCGCGTCGCCTGGGAGAAACGGCAAACGGGGCCGGCAGACTCTTGGGGAGGCACCCTGACGACGGCCGGTGAGCTCGTGTTCTTCGGCGAGGACAGCGGTGCGTTGGCGGCACTGGATGCACGCAGCGGTGAGCCGCTCTGGCAGTTCCAGACCAACGCGCTGTGGAAGGCGTCGCCGATGACCTACGTCTTCGACGACCGGCAACATGTCGCTGTGGCCGCCGGCTCGACCATCATTTCGTTTGCGCTGGTGCGATAG
- a CDS encoding tetratricopeptide repeat protein codes for MPFVVGYFGGAAATAQQTSNPLTLFQRAVALQQQGQLEAAASAYRAFLTKQPDNLAGRSNLAVVLVQLGHYEDAIAQYRRALAIDEGNAAVRLNLAIAHHKAAQFQEAAAELERVRAIQPDNLQATLLQADCHLRLGEYNAVVKILEPLEPRHRDDLAIAYVLGMAYLRSGHPDHGQLLIDRIMRRGESAQAHLLMGVAMREVHDLAGATKELAKAVALDPSLPDVHTYYGLSLLATGNRDLARKELEAALRADPNDYEANLNLGSLAKEDQQLDEATQLLERALRARPGDPATRYQVATLHMAVGEVVEAQRMLEQLVEEQPKWLEPHVSLATVYYRLKRKKDGDRERAIVEQLNREIQAKQPGAKKPE; via the coding sequence GTGCCCTTCGTGGTTGGGTACTTCGGCGGCGCGGCAGCCACAGCACAGCAGACCAGCAACCCGCTCACGCTCTTCCAGCGCGCGGTCGCCTTGCAGCAGCAGGGTCAGCTCGAAGCGGCCGCCAGCGCGTATCGAGCGTTCTTGACGAAGCAACCGGACAACCTCGCGGGCCGCTCGAACCTGGCGGTCGTCCTGGTTCAGCTCGGACACTACGAAGACGCGATTGCCCAGTACCGGCGTGCTCTCGCCATCGACGAGGGAAACGCCGCCGTACGGCTCAACCTTGCAATCGCGCACCACAAAGCGGCGCAGTTCCAGGAGGCTGCGGCAGAGCTCGAGCGGGTTCGAGCCATTCAGCCTGACAACCTGCAGGCGACACTACTCCAGGCGGACTGTCATCTGCGCCTTGGTGAATACAACGCGGTCGTCAAGATTCTCGAGCCCTTGGAGCCGCGACACCGAGACGACCTTGCGATTGCGTACGTGCTCGGGATGGCATACCTGCGAAGTGGCCATCCGGACCACGGCCAGCTGCTCATCGATCGAATCATGCGGCGCGGCGAGTCAGCCCAAGCGCATCTGCTGATGGGTGTCGCAATGCGTGAGGTTCACGATCTCGCCGGCGCGACCAAGGAGCTCGCCAAAGCCGTGGCGCTCGATCCAAGCCTTCCTGACGTTCACACGTACTACGGCCTGTCGCTGCTGGCGACTGGGAACCGGGATCTCGCGCGGAAGGAGCTCGAAGCGGCGCTTCGGGCCGATCCCAATGACTACGAGGCCAATTTGAACCTCGGCTCTCTGGCCAAGGAGGACCAACAGCTCGACGAGGCCACGCAGCTGCTGGAGCGCGCCCTCCGTGCGCGCCCAGGCGATCCTGCGACGCGGTATCAAGTTGCCACCTTGCACATGGCCGTCGGCGAGGTGGTCGAAGCGCAGCGCATGCTGGAGCAGCTCGTCGAGGAGCAGCCCAAGTGGCTCGAGCCACACGTCTCCCTAGCGACGGTCTACTATCGCTTGAAGCGCAAGAAAGACGGTGACCGCGAGCGCGCCATCGTCGAGCAGTTGAACCGCGAGATCCAGGCCAAGCAACCTGGCGCCAAGAAGCCCGAGTAG